One window of the Thalassoroseus pseudoceratinae genome contains the following:
- a CDS encoding DUF1501 domain-containing protein, which translates to MHSRRDMLQATSCGFGYLALQALCGQTQAAGSARKENLAAKTPAFPARAKRVIFLCMSGGPAHLDTFDYKPQSGKSPHPGSVFSFDQHGESGLWISELLPNLSRHADDLCVINGMHADTTIHAQSFLQLHTGDRLRERPSLGSWVSYGLGTENQNLPGFISFNTSKASIYSSAFLPTIYNGTPIGVNGEDMSQATISDISGRHLPISSKEKQLDFVQMMNRRHREMRANDKQLESVIESMELGFRMQMSAPDLLDLSSETAETLERYRVGKNNKQIGTCKPSDFGRQCLLARRFAEAGVRFIEVNHGSWDQHKNHRRDLKANCEATDAPIAALLDDLKVRGMLDDTLVVWGGEFGRPGLSPDKDKDATGHNSRGFTFWLAGAKVKAGYTHGKTDQTGSRAVEGKVHFRDLHATILHALGLPANDLTYWHAGRDHRLTGPEGGQVVQELFA; encoded by the coding sequence ATGCATTCACGACGAGACATGTTGCAAGCCACCTCTTGTGGCTTTGGGTATCTCGCTTTGCAGGCTCTGTGCGGTCAGACACAGGCGGCTGGCTCGGCACGCAAAGAAAACTTAGCCGCGAAGACTCCGGCCTTTCCAGCACGAGCCAAGCGAGTCATTTTTCTCTGTATGAGTGGTGGACCAGCTCATCTCGATACCTTCGACTACAAACCACAGTCCGGCAAATCACCACACCCCGGTTCGGTCTTCTCCTTCGACCAACACGGGGAGAGTGGACTTTGGATTTCCGAATTGCTGCCAAATCTGAGTCGCCATGCCGACGACCTCTGCGTAATCAACGGGATGCACGCGGACACAACAATTCACGCGCAGTCGTTTTTGCAATTACACACTGGTGATCGGTTACGGGAACGCCCCAGCCTTGGCTCGTGGGTCAGCTACGGTTTGGGTACGGAAAACCAGAATCTGCCGGGTTTCATCAGCTTCAATACGAGTAAAGCGTCGATCTATTCGAGTGCATTCCTACCGACAATCTATAACGGCACTCCGATTGGCGTGAACGGGGAGGATATGTCGCAGGCAACCATCAGCGATATCTCGGGTCGACACCTGCCAATTTCGTCGAAAGAAAAACAGCTCGATTTCGTGCAGATGATGAACCGTCGTCACCGGGAAATGCGGGCCAATGACAAGCAGTTGGAAAGCGTGATCGAATCGATGGAACTGGGATTTCGGATGCAGATGTCGGCTCCTGATCTTCTCGATCTCAGCTCAGAAACGGCTGAAACACTGGAACGTTATCGGGTCGGCAAGAACAACAAGCAAATCGGCACTTGCAAACCGAGCGACTTCGGGCGGCAATGTCTGTTGGCGCGGCGTTTCGCGGAAGCGGGAGTCCGGTTCATTGAAGTGAATCATGGGAGTTGGGACCAGCACAAAAATCATCGCCGAGACCTGAAAGCGAACTGTGAAGCGACTGACGCCCCCATCGCCGCTCTGCTCGATGATCTGAAAGTTCGCGGGATGTTGGACGACACCCTCGTCGTTTGGGGTGGGGAATTCGGGCGGCCCGGTCTCAGTCCCGACAAAGACAAAGACGCCACTGGTCACAACTCACGTGGCTTTACATTTTGGTTGGCGGGAGCGAAGGTGAAAGCGGGCTACACTCACGGCAAGACGGACCAGACGGGCTCCCGTGCCGTGGAAGGAAAAGTCCATTTTCGTGATTTGCACGCAACAATTCTGCACGCCCTCGGACTGCCCGCAAATGACCTTACCTATTGGCATGCCGGTCGCGACCACCGCCTCACGGGTCCAGAAGGTGGTCAAGTCGTTCAAGAGCTGTTTGCGTGA
- a CDS encoding PSD1 and planctomycete cytochrome C domain-containing protein, producing the protein MHRFRKFTLPLLTLLHCVCFATDATAADISPADRDFFEKKIRPVLVKHCYQCHSADAKELGGNLRLDTREGLRTGGQSGAAIVPGRPDDSLLIQALRYDGTEMPPETPLPKTIVHDFSEWVTRNAPDPRVSKAEPAAKQQEAIPSELWSLQPVVNASKPAVENSSWPRNEIDSFILSRLEQAGLTPVSDATPQALIRRVYYDLIGLPPNYTEVRDFVSAYEREGELAYERLVDDLLSRPQFGERWGRYWLDVARYGESNGNDGLGRNPTFPHAWRYRDYVIQAFNEDRPYDQFLMEQIAGDLLPVDNAQQRDRYLVATGFLAMTAKPAKAMNNNFAMDVVADQIDVVTRGVMGLSVACARCHDHKFDPVPTRDYYALAGLFTSTETLWGVAGHEKLTAPPTDLHVLKTAEKVPPPEGFVETVLVLESNTGKPKPIPKSKWEPGTPLAMGVRDAKKPADCKLNINGDSRKLGKPVPRGFLKALNFDGAEALKVNAASSGRLQLAQWITHPNHPLTARVMVNRIWQYLFGEGIVRTPDDFGKYGARPTHPLLLDHLAIRFQDAGWSIKSLVREIVMSRTYRLGSQVNETLMLEDEENLLLGRHDRRRLDAESLRDSMLAVSGQLDLAPPSGSLIRHRDILINLSGSLHQPSRHRSVYLCYLRNSPPPSLAAFNLPDFRAVTGQRDQSTVPGQALYLFNNPFVIEQAEQLANRLMQEEHTPTQRIQHAYQQVLQRDASPEELKQAEKLVDFTLTETQNRLDAWSSFCQALLVTNEFRYVD; encoded by the coding sequence GTGCACCGTTTCCGAAAGTTCACGCTTCCCCTGTTGACACTATTGCATTGCGTTTGCTTTGCAACCGATGCCACTGCGGCGGACATTTCTCCGGCGGATCGGGATTTCTTTGAGAAGAAAATCCGTCCGGTCCTCGTCAAACATTGTTATCAATGTCATTCCGCCGACGCCAAAGAATTGGGTGGCAATCTCAGACTCGATACACGAGAGGGATTGCGGACTGGCGGACAATCTGGCGCGGCGATTGTGCCCGGTCGGCCTGATGACTCACTGCTGATTCAAGCATTGCGATACGACGGGACGGAGATGCCGCCCGAGACTCCGTTACCCAAAACAATCGTGCACGACTTCAGCGAGTGGGTCACGCGAAATGCTCCTGATCCTCGTGTCAGCAAGGCTGAGCCCGCTGCGAAGCAACAGGAAGCGATTCCATCAGAGCTTTGGTCACTGCAACCCGTCGTGAATGCATCCAAACCCGCCGTTGAAAATTCTTCATGGCCTCGAAATGAAATCGATTCTTTCATTCTCTCACGATTGGAACAAGCGGGTTTGACGCCCGTCTCGGATGCGACTCCACAAGCCTTGATTCGCAGAGTCTATTACGACCTGATCGGCCTGCCACCAAATTATACCGAGGTCAGAGACTTTGTTTCCGCTTACGAGCGGGAAGGTGAGTTGGCTTACGAACGCTTGGTTGACGACTTGCTGTCTCGGCCGCAATTCGGCGAACGATGGGGGCGATATTGGCTTGATGTGGCTCGGTACGGGGAGTCGAACGGGAACGACGGCCTAGGGCGAAACCCAACATTTCCTCACGCTTGGAGGTACCGAGATTATGTCATCCAAGCCTTCAACGAGGATCGCCCGTATGACCAGTTTCTCATGGAACAGATTGCCGGCGATTTACTTCCGGTCGACAACGCGCAGCAACGAGATCGATATCTTGTGGCAACGGGTTTCTTGGCCATGACAGCCAAGCCGGCAAAGGCGATGAACAACAACTTTGCCATGGACGTGGTGGCCGATCAGATTGACGTCGTCACTCGAGGAGTCATGGGGCTGAGCGTTGCCTGCGCACGATGTCACGACCATAAGTTCGATCCCGTTCCAACGCGGGACTATTACGCTCTTGCAGGTTTGTTTACGAGTACGGAAACGCTGTGGGGAGTCGCTGGACATGAAAAACTGACCGCACCGCCAACCGATCTTCACGTCCTTAAGACAGCTGAGAAAGTTCCACCGCCCGAGGGGTTCGTTGAAACGGTTTTGGTTTTGGAGTCGAACACTGGCAAGCCGAAGCCCATTCCGAAGTCGAAGTGGGAACCTGGCACTCCGCTGGCGATGGGCGTTCGCGATGCAAAAAAGCCAGCCGACTGCAAGCTTAATATCAATGGTGATTCCCGCAAACTCGGAAAGCCTGTACCTCGCGGCTTTCTGAAAGCCTTGAATTTTGACGGAGCCGAGGCGTTGAAAGTCAATGCTGCCTCAAGCGGCCGACTGCAATTGGCTCAGTGGATCACCCATCCGAACCACCCACTCACCGCTCGGGTCATGGTCAACCGGATTTGGCAATATCTGTTTGGTGAGGGGATTGTGAGGACTCCGGACGACTTCGGTAAATACGGTGCCCGGCCGACTCATCCTCTACTACTCGATCACCTAGCTATTCGATTTCAGGATGCTGGATGGTCAATCAAAAGTCTTGTTCGTGAGATCGTCATGAGCCGAACGTATCGACTTGGAAGTCAGGTCAACGAGACACTCATGCTGGAGGATGAGGAGAACTTATTGCTCGGCCGACACGATCGCAGGCGACTCGACGCCGAATCGTTACGGGATAGCATGCTCGCCGTTAGCGGACAACTTGATCTCGCACCGCCGTCCGGATCGCTGATTCGCCATCGAGACATTTTGATCAACTTGTCTGGTAGTCTTCATCAACCAAGTCGGCACCGCAGCGTTTATCTATGTTATCTACGAAATTCGCCTCCCCCGTCCCTGGCCGCTTTTAATCTCCCCGACTTTCGTGCGGTGACTGGTCAACGAGATCAAAGCACGGTCCCAGGTCAAGCGTTGTATCTTTTCAATAATCCGTTCGTCATTGAACAAGCCGAACAATTGGCGAACCGTTTGATGCAAGAAGAACACACTCCGACACAACGAATTCAACACGCCTACCAGCAGGTGTTGCAGCGAGACGCCTCTCCTGAAGAGTTGAAACAGGCGGAGAAGCTCGTTGATTTCACCTTGACTGAAACTCAAAATCGCCTTGACGCCTGGAGTAGCTTCTGCCAGGCATTGTTGGTTACGAACGAGTTTCGCTACGTCGATTAA